In Mycoplasmopsis californica, one genomic interval encodes:
- a CDS encoding uracil-DNA glycosylase, translating to MLKNKFNNFINTEKTQEYFKKLIKSLKIEQKTHKIYPPENLWFRCLTYFEPEDTKLIIIGQDPYHQESVADGLAFSTSCIKTPASLKNIIREIINDYPSSIIQTNSLESWAKQGVLLINSILTVRENEPLAHKDIGWEIFTTNLLRFVLRNNPNVIFGVWGTNALKIVKSLQAENLVSNAQIVYTSHPSPLSYAHGSSCFKNSGFFKKINEKLKKKIDFSLRKE from the coding sequence ATGCTGAAAAATAAATTTAATAATTTTATTAACACAGAAAAAACCCAAGAATACTTTAAAAAACTAATAAAGTCGCTAAAAATTGAGCAAAAAACACACAAAATTTATCCACCAGAGAATCTTTGATTTCGATGCCTAACATATTTTGAGCCTGAAGATACAAAATTAATTATTATTGGTCAAGATCCTTATCATCAAGAAAGTGTTGCAGATGGACTTGCCTTCAGTACATCGTGTATCAAAACGCCAGCATCACTTAAAAATATTATTAGAGAAATAATTAACGATTATCCTAGCTCGATTATTCAAACCAATTCACTAGAATCTTGAGCAAAACAAGGAGTTTTATTGATAAACTCGATATTAACAGTTCGTGAAAATGAACCACTAGCACACAAAGATATTGGCTGAGAAATATTTACAACGAATTTGCTTAGATTTGTGTTGCGAAATAATCCCAATGTTATATTTGGCGTGTGGGGTACAAATGCTTTAAAAATTGTTAAAAGTTTGCAAGCTGAAAATTTAGTTTCAAATGCTCAAATTGTTTATACGTCGCACCCTTCGCCACTAAGTTATGCTCATGGGTCAAGTTGTTTTAAAAATTCTGGTTTTTTCAAAAAGATTAATGAAAAATTGAAGAAAAAAATTGATTTTAGTTTAAGAAAGGAATAA
- the pheS gene encoding phenylalanine--tRNA ligase subunit alpha translates to MTKINLEQINTFEELKLAKNKVYGKDGEIAKLQNELKNAPSTEKKLIGQKINELKQQYEQLFAQAEKHIEELRISRQISSEYVDVTTPVNKPGSLHPLTIICDRLRDWFTQNGYFESKAGEIVSDYYNFEKLNMPSDHPARAMHDSLYLNPTTLLRTHNTGISALELEKNANKPLNNFAIGKVYRNDEDDATHSHQFMQLDFVSVGQVSFPNLIWTLKSLLSYVFEEELELRLRPSFFPFTEPSVEVDIFYKGRWIEVLGAGMLHPNVMKLAGYNSKKYNGFAAGMGIERLAMIKYGIKDIREFYNNDLRTLKQFNAEK, encoded by the coding sequence CAAAAATTAATTTAGAACAAATTAATACATTTGAAGAACTTAAATTAGCTAAAAACAAAGTATATGGCAAGGATGGTGAAATTGCCAAATTACAGAATGAATTAAAAAATGCTCCAAGTACGGAAAAAAAATTAATAGGCCAAAAAATAAATGAGTTAAAACAGCAATATGAACAATTATTCGCACAGGCTGAAAAACATATTGAGGAATTAAGGATTTCTAGACAAATCTCCAGTGAATATGTTGATGTTACTACACCGGTAAATAAACCTGGTTCATTGCACCCCTTAACAATTATTTGTGATAGATTACGTGATTGATTTACGCAAAACGGTTATTTTGAATCAAAAGCTGGTGAAATTGTCTCAGATTATTACAATTTTGAAAAATTAAATATGCCATCAGACCATCCGGCCAGAGCCATGCATGATTCACTTTATTTAAATCCGACAACACTTCTTCGCACCCATAATACTGGGATAAGTGCGCTAGAATTAGAAAAAAACGCAAATAAACCACTGAATAATTTTGCTATTGGTAAAGTTTATCGTAATGATGAAGACGATGCAACTCACTCTCATCAATTTATGCAATTAGACTTTGTAAGTGTTGGTCAGGTAAGCTTCCCGAATTTAATTTGAACATTAAAGTCGCTATTAAGCTATGTTTTTGAAGAAGAATTAGAGTTAAGATTACGTCCAAGTTTTTTCCCATTTACTGAACCAAGTGTTGAAGTTGATATTTTTTATAAAGGTCGTTGGATTGAGGTCTTAGGTGCCGGAATGCTACATCCAAACGTAATGAAATTAGCTGGATATAACAGTAAAAAATATAATGGTTTCGCAGCCGGAATGGGAATTGAAAGATTAGCGATGATTAAATACGGAATTAAAGATATTCGCGAGTTTTATAATAATGATTTAAGAACGTTAAAACAATTTAATGCTGAAAAATAA
- a CDS encoding phenylalanine--tRNA ligase subunit beta has protein sequence MIVTLKELNKFMPNKVLDLSIEKDINNLGYEVESITPLSDVRGVRFAKVVDVYPNPNSKNLTIVELELFSKERIVIQTNAKNAKVGAYTTAFVVGSSKGDITFSSKKMAGFESQGMLCNFNELGFDISKLPFNPDEVMMLDDELPLDADPVEYFGLDDYIIDITTPANRSDANSYYVLAQELAAFYDTDFVWFDWDNKKIKPKFKTSVKSNKNNTNALSFIQIKLSNSKTNLLDMLFLAKHGIEAKNIWAIDVSNMALIYTGAPTHSYDCSKIESRLKAEIYSGKVNILGNKEIEVNNVLAIVDKNGPVSLACVMGLENSSVDAKSKNILFEIGSFESKLVRHGAKEIKLESASSIQGGRGVNTQMVRFGMQYLQFKSYQDKRSFSNIVGLPAKRKGTSVTQNRKKLALYADCDIKDLKQFSEVEAKLLKLGFKMDKNRVIAPPYRKDIARYEDVIEEYFRFYGYTKFDPKPPLLEPFKVDRRDISKNLLQAMGYNEIITFTLESEQNNKLNPFGFTNDVKLQTFVSKEREVVRNSIITSMLKVAEYNVKRKLDSFSLFEIGMINYNEYTIGLVSNIKDFNEIKQDIINYTKCYDLEFVPFKDNKYIHPNVSAKIFFKGEMIGWIGKIHPAYSQLNLWVAEFKDLPTKKIELFKQYDSTPLKTIDLTFNLELNEPISSKINEINSAHNIYSITQIDTFIIQNVKKITLRITADTTTIDAISSQYN, from the coding sequence ATGATTGTAACATTGAAAGAATTAAATAAGTTCATGCCAAATAAAGTACTTGATTTAAGCATTGAAAAAGACATTAATAATTTAGGTTATGAAGTTGAAAGTATAACGCCTCTTAGCGATGTTCGGGGCGTTAGATTTGCTAAGGTCGTTGATGTTTACCCTAACCCAAACTCAAAAAATTTAACTATTGTTGAATTAGAGCTCTTCTCAAAAGAACGTATTGTTATTCAAACGAATGCAAAAAATGCGAAGGTAGGCGCCTACACAACCGCTTTTGTTGTGGGTTCATCTAAAGGGGATATAACTTTTAGTTCCAAAAAAATGGCCGGATTTGAATCACAAGGAATGCTTTGCAACTTTAATGAATTAGGCTTTGATATTTCTAAATTACCATTCAATCCTGATGAAGTTATGATGCTTGATGATGAATTACCTCTTGATGCTGACCCAGTTGAATATTTTGGTTTGGATGATTATATTATCGACATTACAACACCAGCTAATCGCTCTGATGCCAACTCATATTATGTTTTAGCACAAGAACTAGCTGCCTTTTATGACACTGATTTTGTTTGATTTGATTGAGATAACAAAAAAATCAAGCCTAAATTTAAAACCTCAGTCAAAAGTAACAAAAATAACACAAATGCTCTTAGTTTTATTCAAATTAAGCTATCAAATTCAAAAACCAATCTTTTAGATATGCTGTTTTTAGCTAAACACGGAATTGAGGCTAAAAACATTTGAGCAATTGATGTAAGTAATATGGCATTAATATACACAGGTGCTCCTACTCACTCATATGATTGCTCCAAAATTGAGTCGCGCCTAAAAGCAGAGATATACAGTGGAAAAGTCAATATTCTAGGAAATAAAGAAATTGAAGTAAATAATGTTTTAGCAATAGTTGATAAAAATGGCCCGGTTTCTCTTGCTTGTGTGATGGGATTGGAAAATAGCTCAGTTGATGCAAAAAGTAAAAACATATTGTTTGAAATTGGCTCATTTGAGTCTAAATTAGTACGTCACGGAGCTAAGGAAATAAAATTGGAATCTGCATCAAGTATCCAAGGGGGACGTGGCGTAAACACACAAATGGTGCGTTTTGGAATGCAATACTTACAATTTAAGTCCTATCAAGATAAACGTAGCTTTTCAAATATAGTTGGTCTGCCAGCTAAACGAAAAGGCACATCCGTTACTCAAAATCGTAAAAAATTAGCACTGTATGCTGATTGCGATATTAAAGACTTAAAGCAATTTAGCGAGGTTGAAGCTAAATTGCTGAAATTAGGTTTTAAAATGGATAAAAATCGAGTAATCGCACCACCATATCGCAAGGATATTGCGCGATATGAGGATGTAATTGAAGAATACTTTAGATTTTATGGTTATACTAAATTTGATCCAAAGCCACCATTGCTAGAACCTTTTAAAGTCGACCGTAGAGATATCAGTAAAAACTTGTTACAGGCAATGGGCTATAACGAAATCATTACTTTTACACTGGAAAGTGAGCAAAATAATAAATTAAATCCATTTGGATTTACAAATGATGTCAAATTACAAACATTCGTTTCTAAAGAACGTGAAGTTGTTAGAAATTCAATTATTACTTCCATGCTTAAAGTAGCTGAGTACAATGTTAAACGCAAATTAGATAGTTTTAGTTTATTTGAAATAGGAATGATTAATTACAATGAGTATACCATTGGTTTAGTATCGAATATCAAAGATTTCAATGAGATAAAACAGGATATTATTAATTACACAAAATGTTACGATCTTGAATTTGTGCCATTTAAGGACAATAAGTATATTCACCCAAACGTTTCTGCTAAGATATTTTTCAAAGGAGAAATGATTGGTTGAATTGGCAAAATTCACCCAGCTTATTCTCAGTTGAATTTATGGGTTGCCGAATTTAAAGATTTACCAACAAAAAAAATTGAACTATTCAAACAATATGACAGCACACCATTAAAAACAATTGATTTAACATTTAACCTTGAATTGAATGAACCGATTAGTTCGAAAATTAATGAAATTAATTCAGCACATAATATATACTCAATTACTCAAATTGATACGTTTATTATTCAAAACGTAAAAAAAATAACACTGCGAATTACTGCGGATACAACTACGATAGATGCTATAAGTTCGCAATATAATTAG